GCCGCCATGCGCGACGAGTGCAAGACTCGCTTGCAGGAGGCATTGGATCAACTTGACCCGCTTGATCGCGAAGCCTTGGCCCTACGACACTTCGAACAACTGACCAGTCGCGAGACTGCCAAGGTGCTGGGCATCGAGGAGCGCGCCGCCTCGATGCGCTATCTAAGGGCGCTCGAACGGCTGCGGAAGATCTTGGAGTCGTTGCCCGGCGGACTCGCGGCGTTTGCGCTATAAACGACGACGCGACATTCACCGATCGGCTGGCGGAACTGGCGGACGAGTATGCGTCACGCTTGCGTCGCGGCGAACGTCCCACGGCCGACGAATACGCCCGCCGCTATCCCGACTTCGCCGGACGGATCTTGGAGTTGTTTCCTACGATCGCCCTCATGGAGCGCGTGGAGCCGGCGGCCGGACCACGACTCGTCGAACGCCCGGGCATGCAAATCGGCGCTTACAAGCTGCTGGAGCAAATCGGCGAGGGAGCGTTCGGAGTCGTGTTCATGGCGGAACAATCGAAGCCGGTGCGGCGCAAAGTCGCGCTCAAGGTGCTCAAGCCCGGCATGGATACCAAGCAGGTGGTCGCCCGTTTTGCGGCGGAGCGGCAAGCGTTGGCGATGATGGATCATCCGCACATCGCCAAGGTGCTCGATGCCGGCGAAACGGAATCGGGACGGCCGTATTTCGTGATGGAATTGGTCCGTGGCGTGGCCATCACCGAATACTGCGACGTGAACCAAATGCCGCCGCGCGAGCGGCTGGAGCTGTTCGCGCAAGTCTGCCGCGCGGTGCAGCATGCCCATTTGAAGGGCATCATTCACCGCGATCTCAAGCCGTCCAACGTCCTAGTCACATTGATGGACGGCGCGCCGACGCCCATCGTGATCGACTTTGGCGTGGCCAAGGCCATCGATTCGCCGCTCACGGAACGGACGTTGTTCACCCACTTCGCCCAAGTCGTCGGGACGCCGCTCTACATGAGTCCCGAGCAGGCGGAACTGAGCGGGCTGGACGTCGATACGCGTTCGGATATTTATAGCCTCGGCGTACTGCTGTATGAATTGCTGACCGGACTCACGCCATTTGATCGCGAGCGCTTCCGCACGGTCGGCATCGACGAAGTGCGCCGCATCATTCGCGAAGAAGAGCCGCCGCGTCCCTCGGCGCGCCTGGCGATGCGAGCGAGCGCGAAGTCCTCAGGCGCCGAAGGTCGCGCGGAAGACCTTCGCCGGCAATCGGCTGCCTTTCGCAGCGAGCTCGACTGGATTGTGATGAAATGCCTGGAAAAGGACCGGCGGCGGCGCTACGAAACGGCGGTGGGACTGGTCCTGGACGTGCAGCGCTATTTGCGCGACGAGCCGGTGCAGGCCTGCCCCCCTTCGACCTGGTATCGCCTGCGCAAGTTTGTGTCGCGGAACAAGGCGGCTTCGCTGGCCGCAGCGGGAGTGCTGTTGGCATTCACGCTGGGATTTATCACGCTGGCCATGAGCAATTATCTGATTCGCGCGGAGCAAGCCCGCACGAAGGCGGAGCGGGACCGCTTCGAACAGGCGCAAAAACTGGCCGAAGATCGCGCTGGCGAAATTCGACAGGGCCTGGAACGACTCACCGCTGCGAACGCGTTGCTCGACCGCGGCAACTGGTTCACGACTCAAGAACGATGGGATGACGCTCACGACGCGTTTTCGAAGGCCATCGAATTGCATGGCGAACACGTGTCGGTCTGGGTGGCCCGCGGGGATCTCTACGCGAGCTTGGGATTATGGGATCTGGCGAGCGCGGACTTCGGCAAGGCGATGGCGATTCAGGAGCCGGACGCAACGATGCGCTGGTATCGGCAGGCCTTGCTGCTCTTGTATTTGGGCGATTTACCCGGCTACGACCGCACTCGCCAGAGAATGCAGGAGCGTTTCCACCGTACGCTGGACATCAATTTGGCCGGTGAATTGGCACGTACGTGCGTACTTTCGAGCAATCCGCCCGCGGACTTCAGGCCCCTCGTTCAACTGGCGCGCGAAGCGAAAACCGCCGATCCGGGGGGGTGGTTTCGAGGTTACGTACTAGGAGCGGCTCTATATCGCG
This DNA window, taken from Planctomycetia bacterium, encodes the following:
- a CDS encoding protein kinase — encoded protein: MRRGERPTADEYARRYPDFAGRILELFPTIALMERVEPAAGPRLVERPGMQIGAYKLLEQIGEGAFGVVFMAEQSKPVRRKVALKVLKPGMDTKQVVARFAAERQALAMMDHPHIAKVLDAGETESGRPYFVMELVRGVAITEYCDVNQMPPRERLELFAQVCRAVQHAHLKGIIHRDLKPSNVLVTLMDGAPTPIVIDFGVAKAIDSPLTERTLFTHFAQVVGTPLYMSPEQAELSGLDVDTRSDIYSLGVLLYELLTGLTPFDRERFRTVGIDEVRRIIREEEPPRPSARLAMRASAKSSGAEGRAEDLRRQSAAFRSELDWIVMKCLEKDRRRRYETAVGLVLDVQRYLRDEPVQACPPSTWYRLRKFVSRNKAASLAAAGVLLAFTLGFITLAMSNYLIRAEQARTKAERDRFEQAQKLAEDRAGEIRQGLERLTAANALLDRGNWFTTQERWDDAHDAFSKAIELHGEHVSVWVARGDLYASLGLWDLASADFGKAMAIQEPDATMRWYRQALLLLYLGDLPGYDRTRQRMQERFHRTLDINLAGELARTCVLSSNPPADFRPLVQLAREAKTADPGGWFRGYVLGAALYRDGQYQPAVESLTDSLTGDPDWSVRALSLPILAMAQHRVGQIEVAKQTLDKAIESHELWIQIRYDAERTNWRRHWVHNQGASADWPIAWWDWLEFQISCREAWALIHGEQRPMDPRLQVMRARAFASLRKNFTADMEYAKALKLLPEDAEVRLEFHRSAGYSAVGRRDWRLAATEFAQASALAPEDPTMWRFVATAHFAAGDRDAYRRVCAAMVRQFERNNEPRTAGELLRSCALSADSLDDMSQLLEFSRTSDVLWHWGAWARGSALYRVGKYEACVECFDAAAKIHVPRAWDWCFLAMAHSRLGHVHDAERCLAEAERWIDAANHRHNDPKLGGGDDVSLTKPDWMEWGDPVLYAALLQEARELIRGQKQEATRRESSANDSL